A window of the Capricornis sumatraensis isolate serow.1 chromosome 9, serow.2, whole genome shotgun sequence genome harbors these coding sequences:
- the LOC138085689 gene encoding olfactory receptor 7E24-like, translating into MDTILHVIYLFSFFQILFLFQRCPRYIQPQNLTQNLTSVSEFFLLGLSDDPELQPLLCVLFLSMYLVTVLGNLLIILAITSDPHLHTPMYFFLSNLSLADIGFVSTTVPKMIVNILTHSRVISYGGCLTQMSSFILFGCMDGMLLSMMSYDRFVAICHPLHYLVIMNPHLCFSLVLVSFFGSLMDSQVHNLIVLQLTCFKDVEISNYFCDPSLLLKLACSDTFTNNIILYFTGAIFAFVLFSGIFFSYYKILSSILRVPSSGGRYKAFSTCGSHLTVVCLYYGTGLGVYLSSAISQSPRKDSLASVMYTVVTPMLNPFIYSLRNRDIKRALCRFLNKTV; encoded by the coding sequence ATGGACACAATACTACATGttatttacttgttttctttcttccaaatcttgtttctttttcaaaggTGTCCAAGGTACATACAACCACAGAATCTAACACAGAATCTAACCAGTGTCTCAGAATTCTTCCTCCTGGGCCTGTCAGATGATCCAGAACTGCAGCCTTTGCTCTGTGTCCTGTTTCTGTCCATGTACCTGGTCACTGTGCTGGGAAACCTGCTCATCATCCTGGCCATCACCTctgacccccacctccacacccccatgtacttcttcctctccaacctcTCCTTGGCTGACATTGGTTTTGTCTCCACCACAGTCCCCAAGATGATTGTGAACATCCTAACTCATAGCAGAGTCATCTCCTACGGGGGCTGCCTGACACAGATGTCTTCTTTTATCCTTTTTGGATGTATGGATGGTATGCTTCTGTCTATGATGTCTTATGACAGGTTTGTGGCCATCTGTCACCCACTGCACTACCTGGTCATCATGAACCCACACCTCTGTTTCTCTTTAGTtttggtatctttttttggtagcCTTATGGACTCCCAGGTACACAATTTGATTGTGCTACAACTTACCTGCTTCAAAGATGTAGAAATTTCCAATTACTTCTGTGATCCTTCTCTGCTCCTTAAGCTTGCCTGTTCTGACACTTTCACCAATAATATAATCCTGTATTTTACTGGTGCCATTTTTGCTTTTGTCCTTTTCTCAGGGATCTTTTTCTCTTATTACAAAATTCTTTCCTCCATTTTGAGAGTCCCATCATCAGGTGGGAGGTATAAAGCATTCTCCACCTGTGGCTCTCACCTGACAGTTGTTTGCTTATATTATGGAACAGGCCTTGGTGTGTACCTCAGCTCAGCCATCTCACAGTCTCCCAGGAAGGATTCACTGGCCTCAGTTATGTACACTGTGGTcacccccatgctgaaccccttcaTCTACAGCCTGAGGAACCGAGACATCAAAAGGGCCTTGTGCAGATTCCTCAACAAAACAGTCTAA